The Halobaculum magnesiiphilum genome contains the following window.
CCCCGCTTCGAGGGGATCGGCTCCGACAAGAAGCAGGTCGTCGTCGCGTGGGTGCGCAAGGAGTTCTCGAACCTCCAGCGCGCCCGGAAGGCCGGCGTGCGCGTCCCCGAGCCGATCGCCGTCCAGCGAAACGTCCTCGTGATGGAGCTGGTCGGCCACGCCGACGACCGCGCGCGCCGCCTCGCGGAGGTCGACGTGGAGAACCCCGAGACCGCCTTCGAGGTCGTCCGCGAGTACATGCGCCGCCTCTACTCGGCGGGGCTGATCCACGGCGACCTCTCGGAGTACAACCTCATCATCCACGACGGGGAGCTGGTCGTCATCGACCTGGGGCAGGCGGTGACGGTCCACCACCCGAACGCCGAGGAGTTCCTCCGGCGCGACTGCCGCAACGTCGCCTCCTTCTTCTCCCGGCAGGGGCTCGACACCGACGCGGACGACCTCCACGACTACGTCACCACGCCCGAGCCGGAACCGTCGGCCGATCCCGACCCCGCGACGGATCCGAACCCGACGGACCGCGCCGGCGACGACGATGACCGCGCCGGCGACGACGGCGGTGGCAGCGACGACAGCGGCGGCGATAGTAGCGGCGATGACGGCGGCGACGAATAGTCGGATACCCTCGCCGCCCTGTGATCGGCGGTTCGCGCGTGTGACCCGCTGACGCGGCGGGTTCCCGAGGGAACCCTTATCCGCGTCCGGCCGAAATTCGGGTGTATGCAGCACGTGAAGGTTCCGCAGGACCGCATCGGCGTGCTCATCGGCGAGGGCGGCGAGACGATGCGGGAGATCGAAGACCGCGCCGAGGTCCGACTCGACATCGACTCCGAGTCGGGCTCGGTCGCCATCGACAGCGTCGGCGACCCGGTCGCCGGGCTGGTCGCTCCCGACATCGTCCGCGCCATCGGCCGCGGGTTCACCCCCGAGTCCGCCCTCTCGCTGCTGGAGCACGACCTGCGACGGTTCGAGTTGGTCGACCTCGCATCGGAGACCCGCAACAAGAACGACCTCCAGCGCCAGAAGGGCCGCCTCATCGGCGAGAACGGCCGAACGCGCGAGCTGATGGAGGACCTCTCGGGCGCCGAAGTCGTCATCAAGGGGACCACCCTCGGCGTCATCGGCCAGCCCGAGGAGGTCGAGGCCGTCCGCCGCGCGGCGGGGATGATCCTCGACGGCGCCCCCCACGGCGCCGTCTACTCGTTCCTCGAACGCAAGCACAACGAGATCCACGGCGCGCCCGACCTCTCGACCCCCTCGGGGAGCGCCGAGGAACCGCGGTAACGCGGTTCCCGATCCCGCCCGTCGCCGTCCGGTCCGTTCTCCTGGTGCCCCGTCGTACCGCCGTCCCGAGCCGTTATACCGCCTTGAGCCGCGGCGCCACGAACGCCTCGACGCGGCCGTCGCCCCCCGAGATGTCGTAGGCGACGCCGAGGGGGGCCTTTCGTCCGAGCGTGAGCCGCACGTCCGTCCCCGCCGGGATGGCTCGCTCGATGTCGATCAGGTACGACAGCGACAGCAGCGACCCCGCATCGCCCGGCGAGAACGCGACCGCCTCCTCGGCCGTGACCGTGAACTGCACGTCGTCGGTGTCGCCGTCGGCGGCGGCGACGAACGTCTCGGCGTCCGGGTCGACGCTGAGCGCGAGGTGGTCCGCGACCATCCCCGCGGCCGTCACGAACCGGCCGACCATGTCGACCGGGACCGTCAGCGACGCGGTGTGTTCGAAGCCGAGGTCGTCCACGTCGGGCGGCCCGCGGACGCTGTCGGGGTCGAACAACCCCATCGCGTACTCCAGGCCGTCGGCGACGACGTGGAGGCGGAACGACTCGGGGTCGAGCGCGAGCGTCACGGGGTCGTCGCCGGCGGCCATCGAGAGGATGTCCTCGAGTCGGGTCACGTCGACGCCGACGACGGTGCCGTCGGCCTCGTAGGACGCCGCGGCCGCAGCGTCGAGTTCCGCGTCGACCGCCGCGACGGTCGCCGGGTCCATCGCCGCCGCGCGGATGCCGTCGCGGCCGAACGTCAGCCGACACTCGTCGACGAGCGCGCCGACCGCCGAGAGCAGTGGCTTCAGGGTGTCCGCCCGCACGCGCACGGACACCGGTACCTCCCCGTCGAAGTCGGGCGTCTGTCCCGACTCCGCGTCCGTCTCGTCTCCCTCGTCGGTCACGGCGCTCGCCTCGGGCATGGCCGGATCCCGAACGTATCGGCTCATAAGTATTTTTGCAAGCGATCAGGTAGATACCCCGTTTCCGAGTACAAACATATATGTATCTCGTTTTCATACCCTGTTTTAGAGTATGGGCGGCGAACGGGAGCGTGGCGTCTTGAGCCCGGCCGACCGGGCGTACCTGCGTGGGGAGACGGAGTTCGCGAGCGTGCAGTCCGAGCGTAACGCGCGGGCGCGCATCCGCGACAGGCTTCACGCCGGACTCTACGACTTCGAACTGCTCGTGGAGGGGCTCTCGGAGACGGACCGGAAACTCGTGTTCGAGGACCGCCTCGACCGCGAAGGGACGGACGCCTTCGACGCGCTCGTCTCGGCGATGGCGTTCCTCTACCGCGGGGTCGAGGACACGGACCTAGAGTTCGAGACGGTGCTCGTGGAGGGGATCAACCTCGCGGAGGCGAGCGAGGAGCGCGCGGCGACCGTCGACCTCGACGTGACGTTCCGCGCGTTGAGCGTCGCCGAGGTGCGCCGGAAGATGCGGGCGGGCGAGACGCTGTCGCTGACGGAACTGGCCTTCGCCGACGCGCGCGAAGAGATCGCGCCCGACGAGTTCGCGGAGTACGTCCGCGGCGACGAGACGGACGACCCCGGCGTCGACGACGGCCGGATCCAGTCGCGGGTCACCGACTTCTGACTCCCGGCCCCGAGGAGATCGACGCCGACAGGTCCGTATATAAATTCCCCTTGATAACTTATCACACACGCCCGCAACGGCTCCGTGCGAGCAGTTGACGAACCGACGCCGGAATGTTTTTATAGAATCGAAAACAATCAGGGAGTGACTCATGTCTCAGCGCCAGCGAATGGGCAACCAGCCCATGATCGTACTCTCGGAGGACAGCCAGCGAACGTCGGGCAAGGACGCCCAGTCGATGAACATCACGGCCGGCAAGGCCGTCGCGGAGTCCGTCCGCACGACGCTCGGACCGAAAGGGATGGACAAGATGCTCGTCGACTCCTCGGGCGGCGTGGTCGTCACGAACGACGGCGTGACCATCCTGAAGGAGATGGACATCGACCACCCGGCGGCCAACATGATCGTCGAGGTCTCCGAGACGCAGGAGGACGAGGTCGGCGACGGCACGACGACGGCCGTCGTCATCGCCGGTGAGCTGCTCGACCAGGCCGAGGAGCTCATCGACTCGGAGGTCCACCCGACGACCATCGCGCAGGGGTACCGCCAGGCCGCCGAGAAGGCCAAGGAGGTCCTCGACGAGCAGGCCATCGACGTCACCGCGGACGACCGCGAGACGCTCGAGAAGATCGCCGCGACGGCGATGACGGGCAAGGGCGCCGAGTCCGCCCGCGACACGCTCGCGGAACTGGTCGTCGACGCCGTGCTCGCCGTCCGCGACGACGACGGCACCGTCGACACGGACAACGTCTCCGTCGAGACCGTCGTCGGCGGCGCCATCGGCAACTCCGAGCTCATCGAGGGCGTCATCGTCGACAAGGAGCGCGTCGACGAGAACATGCCCTACGCGGTCGAGGACGCCGATGTCGCCCTCTTCGACGGCGCCATCGAGGTCAAGGAGACCGAGATCGACGCCGAGGTCAACGTCACCGACCCCGACCAGCTCCAGCAGTTCCTCGACCAGGAGGAACAGCAGCTCAAGGAGATGGTCGACAAGCTGAGCGCCGTCGGCACGGACGTCGTCTTCGTCGGCGACGGCATCGACGACATGGCCCAGCACTACCTCGCGCAGGAGGGCATCCTCGCCGTCCGCCGCGCGAAGGACTCCGACCTGAAGCGGCTGGCCCGCTCGACGGGCGGTCGCGTCGTCGCCAACCTCGACGACCTCGAGGAGAGCGACCTCGGCTTCGCCGGCTCCGTCGCCCAGAAGGACATCGGCGGCGACGAGCGCATCTTCGTCGAGGACGTCGAGGACGCCCGCTCGGTCACGCTCGTCCTCCGCGGCGGCACCGAGCACGTCGTCGACGAGGTCGAGCGCGCCATCGAGGACTCGCTGGGCGTCGTCCGCACGACGCTGCGCGACGGACAGGTGCTCCCCGGCGGCGGCGCGCCCGAGACCCAGCTGGCGCTGGAGCTTCGTGACTTCGCCGACTCCGTCGGCGGCCGCGAGCAGCTGGCCGTCGAGGCGTTCGCCGACGCGCTGGAGGTCATCCCGCGCACCCTCGCCGAGAACGCCGGGCTCGACCCGATCGACTCGCTGGTCGACCTGCGCGCCCGCCACGACGGCGGCGAGTTCGGCGCCGGTCTCGACGCCTACACGGGCGACGTGATCGACATGGAGGCCGAGGGCGTCGTCGAGCCGCGCCGCGTC
Protein-coding sequences here:
- the rio1 gene encoding serine/threonine-protein kinase Rio1, yielding MNGEFGFVEPDEADAPGDEWEDLDLADIAQTEADKIARRQDDEFDEFRKRVKNTEQFKVEASVFDDATLAALYKLTRDGHIAAFGGPLSTGKEANVYEALGADEREVAAKVYRINTSNFRHMRDYLEGDPRFEGIGSDKKQVVVAWVRKEFSNLQRARKAGVRVPEPIAVQRNVLVMELVGHADDRARRLAEVDVENPETAFEVVREYMRRLYSAGLIHGDLSEYNLIIHDGELVVIDLGQAVTVHHPNAEEFLRRDCRNVASFFSRQGLDTDADDLHDYVTTPEPEPSADPDPATDPNPTDRAGDDDDRAGDDGGGSDDSGGDSSGDDGGDE
- a CDS encoding KH domain-containing protein produces the protein MQHVKVPQDRIGVLIGEGGETMREIEDRAEVRLDIDSESGSVAIDSVGDPVAGLVAPDIVRAIGRGFTPESALSLLEHDLRRFELVDLASETRNKNDLQRQKGRLIGENGRTRELMEDLSGAEVVIKGTTLGVIGQPEEVEAVRRAAGMILDGAPHGAVYSFLERKHNEIHGAPDLSTPSGSAEEPR
- a CDS encoding DNA polymerase sliding clamp (Sliding clamp subunit. Responsible for tethering the catalytic subunit of DNA polymerase to DNA during high-speed replication. Proliferating cell nuclear antigen homolog.); the encoded protein is MPEASAVTDEGDETDAESGQTPDFDGEVPVSVRVRADTLKPLLSAVGALVDECRLTFGRDGIRAAAMDPATVAAVDAELDAAAAASYEADGTVVGVDVTRLEDILSMAAGDDPVTLALDPESFRLHVVADGLEYAMGLFDPDSVRGPPDVDDLGFEHTASLTVPVDMVGRFVTAAGMVADHLALSVDPDAETFVAAADGDTDDVQFTVTAEEAVAFSPGDAGSLLSLSYLIDIERAIPAGTDVRLTLGRKAPLGVAYDISGGDGRVEAFVAPRLKAV
- the thsA gene encoding thermosome subunit alpha encodes the protein MIVLSEDSQRTSGKDAQSMNITAGKAVAESVRTTLGPKGMDKMLVDSSGGVVVTNDGVTILKEMDIDHPAANMIVEVSETQEDEVGDGTTTAVVIAGELLDQAEELIDSEVHPTTIAQGYRQAAEKAKEVLDEQAIDVTADDRETLEKIAATAMTGKGAESARDTLAELVVDAVLAVRDDDGTVDTDNVSVETVVGGAIGNSELIEGVIVDKERVDENMPYAVEDADVALFDGAIEVKETEIDAEVNVTDPDQLQQFLDQEEQQLKEMVDKLSAVGTDVVFVGDGIDDMAQHYLAQEGILAVRRAKDSDLKRLARSTGGRVVANLDDLEESDLGFAGSVAQKDIGGDERIFVEDVEDARSVTLVLRGGTEHVVDEVERAIEDSLGVVRTTLRDGQVLPGGGAPETQLALELRDFADSVGGREQLAVEAFADALEVIPRTLAENAGLDPIDSLVDLRARHDGGEFGAGLDAYTGDVIDMEAEGVVEPRRVKTQAIESATEAATMILRIDDVIAAGDLKGGGTDDGGDDEMPPGGGGMGGMGGMGGMGGAM